From a single Drosophila sulfurigaster albostrigata strain 15112-1811.04 chromosome 3, ASM2355843v2, whole genome shotgun sequence genomic region:
- the LOC133843894 gene encoding uncharacterized protein LOC133843894 → MQRGAWPKKPMTTSSTLHPGDAADAKNPKECGILQSTRCRSYREQLRSTKRMNIIHGLLVLAAAATVLGVLFFHGMESAFGSEMTQLPLEGATLQSLWLGVVGLLGLSGKLESEQEDTMRAFYCEQQLDTKRIFRQIARQVLNQEHALARLERLVQSPRNFKAVALLGPPGVGKSLTAMGLRQQFPWQENVHTYSWSTYVPDGVKKFHMIRNFMDLLKDCGQNLIIIDNLSACDYGIVPIYNKVLQEREGDLNAAANQTVLVVYIFDLEMEFYWQQYELLHQLPVDVTIVNYQPFGRQELSDCLHQEMRLEQRTLDKRRVFQILDDAMMNVQCNGCKGLRESVLQYGQHR, encoded by the coding sequence ATGCAAAGAGGCGCTTGGCCAAAAAAGCCAATGACAACGTCCAGCACTCTGCATCCTGGCGATGCTGCTGACGCAAAGAATCCTAAAGAATGTGGAATTCTGCAAAGCACACGTTGTCGCTCCTACAGAGAGCAGCTGCGGAGCACGAAGCGAATGAATATTATACATGGCTTGTTGGTCCTCGCGGCAGCAGCGACTGTGTTGGGGGTGCTATTCTTTCACGGCATGGAGTCGGCATTCGGCAGTGAGATGACTCAGTTGCCACTTGAAGGTGCCACGCTGCAGTCGCTGTGGCTGGGAGTTGTTGGTTTACTGGGACTGAGTGGCAAGCTGGAGTCTGAGCAGGAAGATACAATGCGTGCCTTCTACTGCGAGCAGCAGCTAGACACGAAAAGAATCTTTCGCCAGATTGCCAGACAGGTGCTCAACCAGGAGCATGCTCTGGCTCGCTTGGAGCGACTCGTCCAGAGTCCAAGGAACTTTAAGGCTGTGGCTCTGCTTGGGCCACCGGGAGTGGGCAAGAGCTTGACGGCCATGGGACTGCGACAACAGTTCCCCTGGCAGGAGAACGTCCACACCTATTCGTGGAGCACGTATGTGCCAGATGGAGTCAAGAAATTTCACATGATTCGCAATTTTATGGATCTTCTAAAGGATTGTGGACAAAATCTGATCATCATCGACAATCTGTCCGCCTGCGATTATGGCATCGTGCCCATTTACAACAAGGTGTTGCAGGAACGAGAGGGTGATCTCAATGCGGCAGCTAACCAGACTGTGCTTGTCGTCTACATCTTCGATCTGGAGATGGAATTCTACTGGCAACAGTATGAGCTGCTGCATCAGCTGCCCGTTGATGTGACCATTGTAAACTATCAACCCTTTGGACGCCAAGAGTTATCGGATTGCCTCCACCAAGAGATGCGCCTCGAGCAGCGTACTTTAGATAAGCGAAGAGTCTTCCAAATCCTAGATGATGCTATGATGAATGTCCAGTGCAATGGCTGCAAGGGACTGCGTGAAAGTGTCCTTCAATATGGTCAACATagatag